In Osmerus eperlanus unplaced genomic scaffold, fOsmEpe2.1 SCAFFOLD_49, whole genome shotgun sequence, a single genomic region encodes these proteins:
- the LOC134015511 gene encoding thyroglobulin-like isoform X13 has product MNMMFTLCLLLCATLALGKMPPEVSTVCVPVISGPHTRCQREASVTVPGAFLSQCDPQGQYLPTQCWEATGYCWCVNAAGEEVQGTRTPPGQPRPNCAVRPLTLCEQRRASVTATVAGAYVPQCDSQGRFLPTQCWESTGQCWCVNAAGEMVPGTMTSQGQPRPNCAGSTPTLPGHPLTMCEWWRAGVSHLPGSFQPQCDSQGQFLPIQCWEATGQCWCINRAEEVVLGTLTPRGRPRPSCTGLSQTSCERLRASASQVPGAYVPQCDSEGRFLPTQCRVSTGQCWCVNAAGDEVPGTLTSPGQTRPTCPVRLMTRCEFWSASVSHLPGAYVPQCDSQGQFLPTQCRVSTGQCWCVTPAGEMVSGTLTSQGQPRPNCAGSTPTLPGHPLTMCEWWRAGVSHRPGSFQPQCDSQGQFLPIQCWEATGQCWCINRAEEVVLGTLTPRGRPRPSCTGLSQTSCERLRASASQVPGAYVPQCDSEGRFLPTQCRVSTGQCWCVNAAGDEVPGTLTSPGQTRPTCPVRLLTRCEFWSASVSHLPGAYIPQCDSQGSFFPTQCWVSTGQCWCVTPAGEVVPGTVTPAGQERHSCTDRPQTLCEERRTAGATVAGAYVPQCDSQGQFLPTQCRVSTGQCWCVTPAGEMVSGTLTPQGQPRPNCAGSTPTLPGHPLTMCEWWRAGVSHLPGSFQPQCDSQGQFLPIQCWEATGQCWCINRAEEVVLGTLTPRGQPRPSCTGLSQTSCERLRASASQVPGAYVPQCDSEGRFLPTQCRVSTGQCWCVNAAGDEVPGTLTSPGQTRPTCPVRLMTRCEFWSASVSHLPGAYVPQCDSQGQFLPTQCRVSTGQCWCVTPAGEMVSGTLTPQGQPRPNCAGSTPTLPSHPLTMCEWWRAGVSHRPGSFQPQCDSQGQFLPIQCWEATGQCWCINRAEEVVLGTLTPRGQPRPSCTGLSQTSCERLRASASQVPGAYVPQCDSEGRFLPTQCRVSTGQCWCVNAAGDEVPGTLTSPGQTRPTCPVRLLTRCEFWSASVSHLPGAYIPQCDSQGSFFPTQCWVSTGQCWCVTPAGEVVPGTVTPAGQERHSCTDRPQTLCEERRTAGATVAGAYVPQCDSQGQFLPTQCWESTGQCWCVNAAGEMVPGTLTPQGQPRPSCADRPQTRCELWRASVSQLPGAYVPQCDAQGQFLPTQCRVSTGQCWCVTPAGEVVSGTLTSQGQPRPTCTGVLPPYPPTVPTLPDRPQTLCEQRRASVTVAGAYVPQCDSQGQFLPTQCWESTGQCWCVNAAGEMVPGTLTPQGQPRPSCADRPQTRCELWRASVSHLPGAYVPQCDSQGQFLPTQCRVSTGQCWCVTPAGEVVSGTLTSQGQPRPTCTGVLPPYPPTVPTLPDRPQTLCEQRRASGTVAGAYVPQCDSQGQFLPTQCQESTGQCWCVTPAGEVVSGTLTPQGQPRPNCAGSTPTLPGHPLTMCEWWRAGVSHLPGSFQPQCDSQGQFLPIQCWEATGQCWCINRAEEVVLGTLTPRGRPRPSCTGLSPTSCERLRASASQVPGAYVPQCDSEGRFLPTQCRVSTGQCWCVNAAGDEVPGTLTSPGQTRPTCPVRLMTRCEFWSASVSHLPGAYIPQCDSQGRFFPTQCWVSTGQCWCVTPAGEVVPGTVTPAGQERHSCTDRPQTLCEQRRTGVMVAGAYVPQCDSQGQFLPTQCWESTGQCWCVNAAGEVVPGTLTPQGQPRPNCAVRPLTRCEQWRASVSPVPGSYVPQCDTQGQFLTTQCWGATGQCWCVNYNGDIISGTLTPSGQPRPSCPVCPLTQCQMDASVANLPGAYVPQCDFLGQFLPTQCWGSTGQCWCVTRVGLEVQGTRRTQEQSRPTCL; this is encoded by the exons atgaacatgatgtTCACCCTGTGTCTGCTGCTCTGCGCTACTCTGGCTCTGGGGAAAATGCCACCTGaag tctctacagtgtgtgtaccAGTGATTTCAGGTCCTCACACTAGGTGCCAGAGAGAGGCCAGTGTGACGGTCCCTGGAGCCTTCCTGTCCCAGTGTGACCCCCAGGGCCAGTACCTCCCCACCCAGTGCTGGGAGGCTACAGGGTACTGCTGGTGCGTCAACGCTGCAGGAGAGGAGGTACAGGGTACGCGTACTCCTCCAGGACAACCAAGACCCaactgtgcag tccgTCCTCTGACCTTGTGTGAGCAGAGGAGGGCCAGTGTGACCGCGACGGTCGCTGGAGCTTACGTCCCCCAGTGTGACTCCCAGGGCCGGTTCCTCCCTACCCAGTGCTGGGAGTCTACAGGGCAGTGCTGGTGTGTCAACGCTGCTGGAGAAATGGTCCCTGGGACAATGACTTCTCAAGGACAACCAAGACCCAACTGTGCAG gttcCACCCCCACTCTCCCAGGTCATCCTCTGACCATGTGTGAGTGGTGGAGGGCCGGTGTGTCCCACCTCCCTGGATCCTTCCAACCCCAGTGTGACTCCCAGGGCCAGTTCCTCCCCATCCAGTGCTGGGAGGCTACAGGGCAATGCTGGTGTATCAACCGTGCTGAAGAAGTGGTCCTTGGGACACTGACTCCTCGAGGACGACCAAGACCCAGCTGTACAG gTCTTTCTCAGACTAGCTGTGAACGTTTGAGGGCCAGTGCTTCCCAAGTCCCTGGAGCCTACGTCCCCCAGTGTGACTCAGAGGGCAGGTTCCTCCCCACCCAGTGCCGGGTCTCTACAGGGCAGTGCTGGTGTGTCAACGCTGCTGGAGATGAGGTCCCTGGGACACTCACTTCTCCAGGCCAAACAAGACCCACCTGTCCAG TTCGTCTTATGACCAGGTGTGAGTTCTGGAGCGCCAGTGTGTCCCACCTCCCTGGAGCTTACGTCCCCCAGTGTGACTCCCAGGGCCAGTTCCTCCCTACCCAGTGCCGGGTCTCTACAGGGCAGTGCTGGTGTGTCACCCCTGCTGGAGAGATGGTCTCTGGGACACTGACTTCTCAAGGACAACCAAGACCCAActgtgccg gttcCACCCCCACTCTCCCAGGTCATCCTCTGACCATGTGTGAGTGGTGGAGGGCCGGTGTGTCCCACCGCCCTGGATCCTTCCAACCCCAGTGTGACTCCCAGGGCCAGTTCCTCCCCATCCAGTGCTGGGAGGCTACAGGGCAATGCTGGTGTATCAACCGTGCTGAAGAAGTGGTCCTTGGGACACTGACTCCTCGAGGACGACCAAGACCCAGCTGTACAG gTCTTTCTCAGACTAGCTGTGAACGTTTGAGGGCCAGTGCTTCCCAAGTCCCTGGAGCCTACGTCCCCCAGTGTGACTCAGAGGGCAGGTTCCTCCCCACCCAGTGCCGGGTCTCTACAGGGCAGTGCTGGTGTGTCAACGCTGCTGGAGATGAGGTCCCTGGGACACTCACTTCTCCAGGCCAAACAAGACCCACCTGTCCAG TTCGTCTTCTGACCAGGTGTGAGTTCTGGAGCGCCAGTGTGTCCCACCTCCCTGGAGCCTACATCCCCCAGTGTGACTCCCAAGGCAGCTTCTTCCCCACCCAGTGCTGGGTCTCTACAGGGCAGTGCTGGTGTGTCACCCCTGCTGGAGAAGTGGTCCCTGGGACAGTGACTCCTGCGGGACAAGAAAGACACAGCTGCACAG atcgtcCCCAGACCTTGTGCGAGGAGCGAAGGACCGCCGGGGCGACGGTCGCTGGAGCCTACGTCCCCCAGTGTGACTCCCAGGGCCAGTTCCTCCCTACCCAGTGCCGGGTCTCTACAGGGCAGTGCTGGTGTGTCACCCCTGCTGGAGAGATGGTCTCTGGGACACTGACTCCTCAAGGACAACCAAGACCCAActgtgccg gttcCACCCCCACTCTCCCAGGTCATCCTCTGACCATGTGTGAGTGGTGGAGGGCCGGTGTGTCCCACCTCCCTGGATCCTTCCAACCCCAGTGTGACTCCCAGGGCCAGTTCCTCCCCATCCAGTGCTGGGAGGCTACAGGGCAATGCTGGTGTATCAACCGTGCTGAAGAAGTGGTCCTTGGGACACTGACTCCTCGAGGACAACCAAGACCCAGCTGTACAG gTCTTTCTCAGACTAGCTGTGAACGTTTGAGGGCCAGTGCTTCCCAAGTCCCTGGAGCCTACGTCCCCCAGTGTGACTCAGAGGGCAGGTTCCTCCCCACCCAGTGCCGGGTCTCTACAGGGCAGTGCTGGTGTGTCAACGCTGCTGGAGATGAGGTCCCTGGGACACTCACTTCTCCAGGCCAAACAAGACCCACCTGTCCAG TTCGTCTTATGACCAGGTGTGAGTTCTGGAGCGCCAGTGTGTCCCACCTCCCTGGAGCTTACGTCCCCCAGTGTGACTCCCAGGGCCAGTTCCTCCCTACCCAGTGCCGGGTCTCTACAGGGCAGTGCTGGTGTGTCACCCCTGCTGGAGAGATGGTCTCTGGGACACTGACTCCTCAAGGACAACCAAGACCCAActgtgccg gttcCACCCCCACTCTCCCAAGTCATCCTCTGACCATGTGTGAGTGGTGGAGGGCCGGTGTGTCCCACCGCCCTGGATCCTTCCAACCCCAGTGTGACTCCCAGGGCCAGTTCCTCCCCATCCAGTGCTGGGAGGCTACAGGGCAATGCTGGTGTATCAACCGTGCTGAAGAAGTGGTCCTTGGGACACTGACTCCTCGAGGACAACCAAGACCCAGCTGTACAG gTCTTTCTCAGACTAGCTGTGAACGTTTGAGGGCCAGTGCTTCCCAAGTCCCTGGAGCCTACGTCCCCCAGTGTGACTCAGAGGGCAGGTTCCTCCCCACCCAGTGCCGGGTCTCTACAGGGCAGTGCTGGTGTGTCAACGCTGCTGGAGATGAGGTCCCTGGGACACTCACTTCTCCAGGCCAAACAAGACCCACCTGTCCAG TTCGTCTTCTGACCAGGTGTGAGTTCTGGAGCGCCAGTGTGTCCCACCTCCCTGGAGCCTACATCCCCCAGTGTGACTCCCAAGGCAGCTTCTTCCCCACCCAGTGCTGGGTCTCTACAGGGCAGTGCTGGTGTGTCACCCCTGCTGGAGAAGTGGTCCCTGGGACAGTGACTCCTGCGGGACAAGAAAGACACAGCTGCACAG atcgtcCCCAGACCTTGTGCGAGGAGCGAAGGACCGCCGGGGCGACGGTCGCTGGAGCCTACGTCCCCCAGTGTGACTCCCAGGGCCAGTTCCTCCCCACCCAGTGCTGGGAGTCTACAGGGCAATGCTGGTGTGTCAACGCTGCTGGAGAAATGGTCCCTGGGACACTGACTCCCCAAGGACAACCAAGACCCagctgtgcag aTCGTCCTCAGACTAGGTGTGAACTGTGGAGGGCCAGTGTGTCCCAACTCCCTGGAGCCTACGTCCCCCAGTGTGACGCCCAGGGCCAGTTCCTCCCCACCCAGTGCCGGGTCTCTACAGGGCAGTGCTGGTGTGTCACTCCTGCCGGAGAAGTGGTCTCTGGGACACTTACTTCTCAAGGACAACCAAGACCCACCTGCACAGgtgttctccctccctatcctccTACCGTCCCCACCCTTCCAGATCGTCCCCAGACCTTGTGTGAGCAGAGGAGGGCCAGTGTGACGGTCGCTGGAGCCTACGTCCCCCAGTGTGACTCCCAGGGCCAGTTCCTCCCCACCCAGTGCTGGGAGTCTACGGGGCAATGCTGGTGTGTCAACGCTGCTGGAGAAATGGTCCCTGGGACACTGACTCCCCAAGGACAACCAAGACCCagctgtgcag aTCGTCCTCAGACTAGGTGTGAACTGTGGAGGGCCAGTGTGTCCCACCTCCCTGGAGCTTACGTCCCACAGTGTGACTCTCAGGGCCAGTTCCTCCCCACCCAGTGCCGGGTCTCTACAGGGCAGTGCTGGTGTGTCACCCCTGCTGGAGAGGTGGTCTCTGGGACACTGACTTCTCAAGGACAACCAAGACCCACCTGCACAGgtgttctccctccctatcctccTACCGTCCCCACCCTTCCAGATCGTCCCCAGACCTTGTGTGAGCAGAGGAGGGCCAGTGGGACAGTCGCTGGAGCCTACGTCCCCCAGTGTGACTCTCAGGGCCAGTTCCTCCCTACCCAGTGCCAGGAGTCTACAGGGCAGTGCTGGTGTGTCACCCCTGCTGGAGAGGTGGTCTCTGGGACACTGACTCCTCAAGGACAACCAAGACCCAactgtgcag gttcCACCCCCACTCTCCCAGGTCATCCTCTGACCATGTGTGAGTGGTGGAGGGCCGGTGTGTCCCACCTCCCTGGATCCTTCCAACCCCAGTGTGACTCCCAGGGCCAGTTCCTCCCCATCCAGTGCTGGGAGGCTACAGGGCAATGCTGGTGTATCAACCGTGCTGAAGAAGTGGTCCTTGGGACACTGACTCCTCGAGGACGACCAAGACCCAGCTGTACAG gTCTTTCTCCGACTAGCTGTGAACGTTTGAGGGCCAGTGCTTCCCAAGTCCCTGGAGCCTACGTCCCCCAGTGTGACTCAGAGGGCAGGTTCCTCCCCACCCAGTGCCGGGTCTCTACAGGGCAGTGCTGGTGTGTCAACGCTGCTGGAGATGAGGTCCCTGGGACACTCACTTCTCCAGGCCAAACAAGACCCACCTGTCCAG TTCGTCTTATGACCAGGTGTGAGTTCTGGAGCGCCAGTGTGTCCCACCTCCCTGGAGCCTACATCCCCCAGTGTGACTCCCAAGGCAGATTCTTCCCCACCCAGTGCTGGGTCTCTACAGGGCAGTGCTGGTGTGTCACCCCTGCTGGAGAAGTGGTCCCTGGGACAGTGACTCCTGCGGGACAAGAAAGACACAGCTGCACAG atcGTCCCCAGACCTTGTGTGAACAGAGAAGGACCGGTGTGATGGTCGCTGGAGCTTACGTTCCCCAGTGTGACTCCCAGGGCCAGTTCCTCCCCACCCAGTGCTGGGAGTCTACGGGGCAATGCTGGTGTGTCAACGCTGCTGGAGAGGTGGTCCCTGGGACACTGACTCCGCAAGGACAACCAAGACCGAACTgtgcag ttcGTCCTCTGACCAGGTGTGAGCAGTGGAGAGCCAGTGTGTCCCCTGTCCCTGGATCCTACGTCCCCCAGTGTGACACCCAAGGCCAGTTCCTCACTACCCAGTGCTGGGGCGCTACAGGGCAATGCTGGTGTGTGAACTATAATGGAGACATCATCTCTGGGACACTGACTCCTTCAGGACAACCAAGGCCCAGCTGcccag tttGCCCTCTGACTCAGTGTCAGATGGATGCCAGTGTGGCCAACCTTCCTGGAGCCTACGTCCCCCAGTGTGACTTCCTGGGCCAGTTCCTCCCCACTCAGTGCTGGGGCTCTACAGGGCAGTGCTGGTGTGTCACCCGTGTTGGACTGGAGGTTCAGGGGACACGTAGGACTCAAGAACAATCGAGACCCACCTGCCTCTAG
- the LOC134015511 gene encoding thyroglobulin-like isoform X16, with protein MNMMFTLCLLLCATLALGKMPPEVSTVCVPVISGPHTRCQREASVTVPGAFLSQCDPQGQYLPTQCWEATGYCWCVNAAGEEVQGTRTPPGQPRPNCAVRPLTLCEQRRASVTATVAGAYVPQCDSQGRFLPTQCWESTGQCWCVNAAGEMVPGTMTSQGQPRPNCAGSTPTLPGHPLTMCEWWRAGVSHLPGSFQPQCDSQGQFLPIQCWEATGQCWCINRAEEVVLGTLTPRGRPRPSCTGLSQTSCERLRASASQVPGAYVPQCDSEGRFLPTQCRVSTGQCWCVNAAGDEVPGTLTSPGQTRPTCPVRLMTRCEFWSASVSHLPGAYVPQCDSQGQFLPTQCRVSTGQCWCVTPAGEMVSGTLTSQGQPRPNCAGSTPTLPGHPLTMCEWWRAGVSHRPGSFQPQCDSQGQFLPIQCWEATGQCWCINRAEEVVLGTLTPRGRPRPSCTGLSQTSCERLRASASQVPGAYVPQCDSEGRFLPTQCRVSTGQCWCVNAAGDEVPGTLTSPGQTRPTCPVRLLTRCEFWSASVSHLPGAYIPQCDSQGSFFPTQCWVSTGQCWCVTPAGEVVPGTVTPAGQERHSCTDRPQTLCEERRTAGATVAGAYVPQCDSQGQFLPTQCRVSTGQCWCVTPAGEMVSGTLTPQGQPRPNCAGSTPTLPGHPLTMCEWWRAGVSHLPGSFQPQCDSQGQFLPIQCWEATGQCWCINRAEEVVLGTLTPRGQPRPSCTGLSQTSCERLRASASQVPGAYVPQCDSEGRFLPTQCRVSTGQCWCVNAAGDEVPGTLTSPGQTRPTCPVRLMTRCEFWSASVSHLPGAYVPQCDSQGQFLPTQCRVSTGQCWCVTPAGEMVSGTLTPQGQPRPNCAGSTPTLPSHPLTMCEWWRAGVSHRPGSFQPQCDSQGQFLPIQCWEATGQCWCINRAEEVVLGTLTPRGQPRPSCTGLSQTSCERLRASASQVPGAYVPQCDSEGRFLPTQCRVSTGQCWCVNAAGDEVPGTLTSPGQTRPTCPVRLLTRCEFWSASVSHLPGAYIPQCDSQGSFFPTQCWVSTGQCWCVTPAGEVVPGTVTPAGQERHSCTDRPQTLCEERRTAGATVAGAYVPQCDSQGQFLPTQCWESTGQCWCVNAAGEMVPGTLTPQGQPRPSCADRPQTRCELWRASVSQLPGAYVPQCDAQGQFLPTQCRVSTGQCWCVTPAGEVVSGTLTSQGQPRPTCTGVLPPYPPTVPTLPDRPQTLCEQRRASVTVAGAYVPQCDSQGQFLPTQCWESTGQCWCVNAAGEMVPGTLTPQGQPRPSCADRPQTRCELWRASVSHLPGAYVPQCDSQGQFLPTQCRVSTGQCWCVTPAGEVVSGTLTSQGQPRPTCTGSTPTLPGHPLTMCEWWRAGVSHLPGSFQPQCDSQGQFLPIQCWEATGQCWCINRAEEVVLGTLTPRGRPRPSCTGLSPTSCERLRASASQVPGAYVPQCDSEGRFLPTQCRVSTGQCWCVNAAGDEVPGTLTSPGQTRPTCPVRLMTRCEFWSASVSHLPGAYIPQCDSQGRFFPTQCWVSTGQCWCVTPAGEVVPGTVTPAGQERHSCTDRPQTLCEQRRTGVMVAGAYVPQCDSQGQFLPTQCWESTGQCWCVNAAGEVVPGTLTPQGQPRPNCAVRPQTYCEYWRSGVTAPGAYLPQCDSEGRFLPTQCWSSIGHCWCVNGAGDGISGTLTPPGQPKPNCEVVPLTFCQLWRNSVTPLPGALVPQCDPQGQFQPTQCWRTSSDSSGYCGCFSPAGEAIPGTQTPPGQPRPSCA; from the exons atgaacatgatgtTCACCCTGTGTCTGCTGCTCTGCGCTACTCTGGCTCTGGGGAAAATGCCACCTGaag tctctacagtgtgtgtaccAGTGATTTCAGGTCCTCACACTAGGTGCCAGAGAGAGGCCAGTGTGACGGTCCCTGGAGCCTTCCTGTCCCAGTGTGACCCCCAGGGCCAGTACCTCCCCACCCAGTGCTGGGAGGCTACAGGGTACTGCTGGTGCGTCAACGCTGCAGGAGAGGAGGTACAGGGTACGCGTACTCCTCCAGGACAACCAAGACCCaactgtgcag tccgTCCTCTGACCTTGTGTGAGCAGAGGAGGGCCAGTGTGACCGCGACGGTCGCTGGAGCTTACGTCCCCCAGTGTGACTCCCAGGGCCGGTTCCTCCCTACCCAGTGCTGGGAGTCTACAGGGCAGTGCTGGTGTGTCAACGCTGCTGGAGAAATGGTCCCTGGGACAATGACTTCTCAAGGACAACCAAGACCCAACTGTGCAG gttcCACCCCCACTCTCCCAGGTCATCCTCTGACCATGTGTGAGTGGTGGAGGGCCGGTGTGTCCCACCTCCCTGGATCCTTCCAACCCCAGTGTGACTCCCAGGGCCAGTTCCTCCCCATCCAGTGCTGGGAGGCTACAGGGCAATGCTGGTGTATCAACCGTGCTGAAGAAGTGGTCCTTGGGACACTGACTCCTCGAGGACGACCAAGACCCAGCTGTACAG gTCTTTCTCAGACTAGCTGTGAACGTTTGAGGGCCAGTGCTTCCCAAGTCCCTGGAGCCTACGTCCCCCAGTGTGACTCAGAGGGCAGGTTCCTCCCCACCCAGTGCCGGGTCTCTACAGGGCAGTGCTGGTGTGTCAACGCTGCTGGAGATGAGGTCCCTGGGACACTCACTTCTCCAGGCCAAACAAGACCCACCTGTCCAG TTCGTCTTATGACCAGGTGTGAGTTCTGGAGCGCCAGTGTGTCCCACCTCCCTGGAGCTTACGTCCCCCAGTGTGACTCCCAGGGCCAGTTCCTCCCTACCCAGTGCCGGGTCTCTACAGGGCAGTGCTGGTGTGTCACCCCTGCTGGAGAGATGGTCTCTGGGACACTGACTTCTCAAGGACAACCAAGACCCAActgtgccg gttcCACCCCCACTCTCCCAGGTCATCCTCTGACCATGTGTGAGTGGTGGAGGGCCGGTGTGTCCCACCGCCCTGGATCCTTCCAACCCCAGTGTGACTCCCAGGGCCAGTTCCTCCCCATCCAGTGCTGGGAGGCTACAGGGCAATGCTGGTGTATCAACCGTGCTGAAGAAGTGGTCCTTGGGACACTGACTCCTCGAGGACGACCAAGACCCAGCTGTACAG gTCTTTCTCAGACTAGCTGTGAACGTTTGAGGGCCAGTGCTTCCCAAGTCCCTGGAGCCTACGTCCCCCAGTGTGACTCAGAGGGCAGGTTCCTCCCCACCCAGTGCCGGGTCTCTACAGGGCAGTGCTGGTGTGTCAACGCTGCTGGAGATGAGGTCCCTGGGACACTCACTTCTCCAGGCCAAACAAGACCCACCTGTCCAG TTCGTCTTCTGACCAGGTGTGAGTTCTGGAGCGCCAGTGTGTCCCACCTCCCTGGAGCCTACATCCCCCAGTGTGACTCCCAAGGCAGCTTCTTCCCCACCCAGTGCTGGGTCTCTACAGGGCAGTGCTGGTGTGTCACCCCTGCTGGAGAAGTGGTCCCTGGGACAGTGACTCCTGCGGGACAAGAAAGACACAGCTGCACAG atcgtcCCCAGACCTTGTGCGAGGAGCGAAGGACCGCCGGGGCGACGGTCGCTGGAGCCTACGTCCCCCAGTGTGACTCCCAGGGCCAGTTCCTCCCTACCCAGTGCCGGGTCTCTACAGGGCAGTGCTGGTGTGTCACCCCTGCTGGAGAGATGGTCTCTGGGACACTGACTCCTCAAGGACAACCAAGACCCAActgtgccg gttcCACCCCCACTCTCCCAGGTCATCCTCTGACCATGTGTGAGTGGTGGAGGGCCGGTGTGTCCCACCTCCCTGGATCCTTCCAACCCCAGTGTGACTCCCAGGGCCAGTTCCTCCCCATCCAGTGCTGGGAGGCTACAGGGCAATGCTGGTGTATCAACCGTGCTGAAGAAGTGGTCCTTGGGACACTGACTCCTCGAGGACAACCAAGACCCAGCTGTACAG gTCTTTCTCAGACTAGCTGTGAACGTTTGAGGGCCAGTGCTTCCCAAGTCCCTGGAGCCTACGTCCCCCAGTGTGACTCAGAGGGCAGGTTCCTCCCCACCCAGTGCCGGGTCTCTACAGGGCAGTGCTGGTGTGTCAACGCTGCTGGAGATGAGGTCCCTGGGACACTCACTTCTCCAGGCCAAACAAGACCCACCTGTCCAG TTCGTCTTATGACCAGGTGTGAGTTCTGGAGCGCCAGTGTGTCCCACCTCCCTGGAGCTTACGTCCCCCAGTGTGACTCCCAGGGCCAGTTCCTCCCTACCCAGTGCCGGGTCTCTACAGGGCAGTGCTGGTGTGTCACCCCTGCTGGAGAGATGGTCTCTGGGACACTGACTCCTCAAGGACAACCAAGACCCAActgtgccg gttcCACCCCCACTCTCCCAAGTCATCCTCTGACCATGTGTGAGTGGTGGAGGGCCGGTGTGTCCCACCGCCCTGGATCCTTCCAACCCCAGTGTGACTCCCAGGGCCAGTTCCTCCCCATCCAGTGCTGGGAGGCTACAGGGCAATGCTGGTGTATCAACCGTGCTGAAGAAGTGGTCCTTGGGACACTGACTCCTCGAGGACAACCAAGACCCAGCTGTACAG gTCTTTCTCAGACTAGCTGTGAACGTTTGAGGGCCAGTGCTTCCCAAGTCCCTGGAGCCTACGTCCCCCAGTGTGACTCAGAGGGCAGGTTCCTCCCCACCCAGTGCCGGGTCTCTACAGGGCAGTGCTGGTGTGTCAACGCTGCTGGAGATGAGGTCCCTGGGACACTCACTTCTCCAGGCCAAACAAGACCCACCTGTCCAG TTCGTCTTCTGACCAGGTGTGAGTTCTGGAGCGCCAGTGTGTCCCACCTCCCTGGAGCCTACATCCCCCAGTGTGACTCCCAAGGCAGCTTCTTCCCCACCCAGTGCTGGGTCTCTACAGGGCAGTGCTGGTGTGTCACCCCTGCTGGAGAAGTGGTCCCTGGGACAGTGACTCCTGCGGGACAAGAAAGACACAGCTGCACAG atcgtcCCCAGACCTTGTGCGAGGAGCGAAGGACCGCCGGGGCGACGGTCGCTGGAGCCTACGTCCCCCAGTGTGACTCCCAGGGCCAGTTCCTCCCCACCCAGTGCTGGGAGTCTACAGGGCAATGCTGGTGTGTCAACGCTGCTGGAGAAATGGTCCCTGGGACACTGACTCCCCAAGGACAACCAAGACCCagctgtgcag aTCGTCCTCAGACTAGGTGTGAACTGTGGAGGGCCAGTGTGTCCCAACTCCCTGGAGCCTACGTCCCCCAGTGTGACGCCCAGGGCCAGTTCCTCCCCACCCAGTGCCGGGTCTCTACAGGGCAGTGCTGGTGTGTCACTCCTGCCGGAGAAGTGGTCTCTGGGACACTTACTTCTCAAGGACAACCAAGACCCACCTGCACAGgtgttctccctccctatcctccTACCGTCCCCACCCTTCCAGATCGTCCCCAGACCTTGTGTGAGCAGAGGAGGGCCAGTGTGACGGTCGCTGGAGCCTACGTCCCCCAGTGTGACTCCCAGGGCCAGTTCCTCCCCACCCAGTGCTGGGAGTCTACGGGGCAATGCTGGTGTGTCAACGCTGCTGGAGAAATGGTCCCTGGGACACTGACTCCCCAAGGACAACCAAGACCCagctgtgcag aTCGTCCTCAGACTAGGTGTGAACTGTGGAGGGCCAGTGTGTCCCACCTCCCTGGAGCTTACGTCCCACAGTGTGACTCTCAGGGCCAGTTCCTCCCCACCCAGTGCCGGGTCTCTACAGGGCAGTGCTGGTGTGTCACCCCTGCTGGAGAGGTGGTCTCTGGGACACTGACTTCTCAAGGACAACCAAGACCCACCTGCACAG gttcCACCCCCACTCTCCCAGGTCATCCTCTGACCATGTGTGAGTGGTGGAGGGCCGGTGTGTCCCACCTCCCTGGATCCTTCCAACCCCAGTGTGACTCCCAGGGCCAGTTCCTCCCCATCCAGTGCTGGGAGGCTACAGGGCAATGCTGGTGTATCAACCGTGCTGAAGAAGTGGTCCTTGGGACACTGACTCCTCGAGGACGACCAAGACCCAGCTGTACAG gTCTTTCTCCGACTAGCTGTGAACGTTTGAGGGCCAGTGCTTCCCAAGTCCCTGGAGCCTACGTCCCCCAGTGTGACTCAGAGGGCAGGTTCCTCCCCACCCAGTGCCGGGTCTCTACAGGGCAGTGCTGGTGTGTCAACGCTGCTGGAGATGAGGTCCCTGGGACACTCACTTCTCCAGGCCAAACAAGACCCACCTGTCCAG TTCGTCTTATGACCAGGTGTGAGTTCTGGAGCGCCAGTGTGTCCCACCTCCCTGGAGCCTACATCCCCCAGTGTGACTCCCAAGGCAGATTCTTCCCCACCCAGTGCTGGGTCTCTACAGGGCAGTGCTGGTGTGTCACCCCTGCTGGAGAAGTGGTCCCTGGGACAGTGACTCCTGCGGGACAAGAAAGACACAGCTGCACAG atcGTCCCCAGACCTTGTGTGAACAGAGAAGGACCGGTGTGATGGTCGCTGGAGCTTACGTTCCCCAGTGTGACTCCCAGGGCCAGTTCCTCCCCACCCAGTGCTGGGAGTCTACGGGGCAATGCTGGTGTGTCAACGCTGCTGGAGAGGTGGTCCCTGGGACACTGACTCCGCAAGGACAACCAAGACCGAACTgtgcag tTCGTCCTCAGACTTACTGTGAGTACTGGAGGTCTGGTGTGACAGCCCCTGGAGCGTACCTCCCCCAGTGTGACTCAGAGGGCCGGTTCCTCCCCACCCAGTGCTGGAGCTCCATAGGGCACTGCTGGTGTGTCAATGGTGCTGGAGACGGGATCTCTGGTACACTTACTCCTCCAGGACAACCAAAACCCaactgtgaag tTGTTCCTCTGACCTTCTGTCAGCTGTGGAGGAACAGTGTGACCCCTCTCCCTGGTGCTTTAGTCCCCCAGTGTGACCCCCAGGGCCAGTTCCAGCCCACCCAATGCTGGAGAACATCCTCGGATTCTTCAGGTTATTGTGGCTGTTTCAGCCCTGCTGGAGAAGCCATCCCTGGGACACAAACTCCTCCAGGACAACCCAGACCCTCCTGCGCCTAG